ACTCTCCAGACCGCGCTTGCAGCCTTGCAAAACAGGTATGAACATCAAAATATCCGAAGAAATTTGGACCTATGGTTTGTTCCGGTTTCTTTCCATCTAAACTGACATGATTGCGTGTTTGTTTTCTTCTTTCTAGGCTTTTGATGAAGCAATTGCAGAGCTAGATACTTTAGGTGAGGAGTCTTACAAAGATAGCACCTTGATCATGCAAGTCCTTCATGACAACCTCACTCTATGGACCTCTAATATGCAGGTATGGATTTCGTTTGTCTATGTTTCTAAATTCGACCCGTTTACTTATTAATAAGTTGTTATATCTCTAAcgggttaaataaaaaaaaaaccgagGCGTAGTAAAAGCTCTAATAGAGCCAGTCTTAACCAAGCTTGAGTAGATACTAGAGTTCAGTTAACGAATTCAGTTCCAACATCATATATGCGCTTGGAGACTGCTACAATTAATCAGCGTAAAGTCATGGTGCGTTACTACACATATGCCCTTTTATGTCATTGTTGATGAGCTGAAATACAAAATATGAGGAAAATTGATATATTATTGAATAATCATGAAACAAACATGTGTATCAGGAAGATATTTCAGACATATTTCAAAAGGCAGACAAGGAAAAATCAGGAACACTTACGGTGAAAGAGTTTCAAGAAGCACTGGACGACATATGTGATAGGTATCCTCAGGTGAAACTATATCTGAACAATAAGCAAATGAGCAGCTTGGTCGATCTACTTAGGAATCCAAAGGAGATGTTTCAAAAGAAGCGATTGAACTGAACGTTGAAGAATTTAAATCGGCACTTTCTCAAGTGGATTCACAGATGAAGAATCTTCCCGCGACAGCTCAGGTATGACATCATTAaattaagagtaaaatgccattttcatgaccagttttgcgactttcgtccaaaggtttattTTTCTGCATATGGAtacaaaaggtttaaaatcttgccattttcatccggttcgttaactctatccatttttctccattaaatcATGGGTATTtccattttttttgttaacttaaagggcaattcagtctttttcaggggtattcggtctttttgcataaagtgaaaaagaccgaattgccctttaagttaacaaaaagacggaaataccattgacttaacggagaaaaatggatggagttaacgacccgaatgaaaatggcaagatttcaaaccttttggattcgGAGAAACAAACCATTGGACaaaagttgcaaaactggccaaacctcagggatgaaaatggccTTTTACTCTTAAATTAATCACTAAGCTATAGTTCTCCTTTTGCTAATGCGGTTTAGTGATGGTTTCACAGGTTGCAGCTCAGCAAGGTTCCTATCTTGCTGATTGTTTCAACCGCATGGAAGAATGCACGAAAAATCCCGAAGGTCCTATTTGTTCTAGAGAGTCTGGCAGGCATAGATTCCGTCCCTTCAGGTTTGATCTCGACATCTTTGACTATTGAAAGTCATTATGAAGTCTTGACTTTGGGATCGAACACTTAACACCTCATGATTTATTATACAGGTACAAGCATCTTGGTCAATTTGCTCTGTTAGGAGGAGAGCAAACAGCAACACAACTCCCCAGTCATTGGTTATCTATTGGTCATAGCTCTCAGTGGCTTTAGTACTCTGTGTATGCAaggtaacccccccccccacacacacacacctgaGTAACCTGACACCATTGAATAATAAAAACTGAGTTGACCTAAGATAGTAGTTTGAATTTGTTTACTTTTGTTTGACCTGACATATGCAGCAAGCAAGTCAGTTGGCGTACAAGGTCGTTGGTGGTGTCAGACTGGATGAGGCGTTTCATCTTTGGGAGGGATTCGAGTCAAATATGAGTTGACTTCAACAGATGCGATATATGAATAATGATAAGTCCCTAATTTTCTGGTTGTCATAAAAGCAAGTTTTGGTGCATGATCCATACATTTTACCCGATTCATTTTTGTTTTGTAAACATATGTTGTTCTCTGtttttttgttatgttttttGTTAATACGAAGCAATATCATAAATCGTAAATCAGATTCAGACAAGAGTTGCTAACAATATGCATGGCGGAATTGTAGGTTTCGTTTCGATTTTGTTGTCTTGATGttctttaatattttttacaaATCTTTTTATATTACATGTCGACACGGATGCAAATGGGTTTGCTCTAAGTTGTGGTGATATTTGTTACTGTTTGCAGTTGAGATTGTACCTTGCCACTAAAAGCCTCACACAAAATGTGTTCTTAGGACAAAGATCTCGCGAGTATTCTTAACATAAAAGTTCATGTGTGAATGAAATTTCTAGAGCAATACACATCATCAAGGTGTGTTATTTATTTTGTCCTGTCCTTTTTTTATGTGTCATTGCAAAATTCTTTTGGTGGCAAATATGTGTGTGCCTTGGCGTTCCGGTTCTAACTCATTTTGATTCCCTCCAACAGTTCCTAGAATATCCTCCCGGTTCAGGGCTTTCGAATATTAGAAAGGAAGGCATTTATGCTATTTTTTTGTTAATGGCGTGGAGACTTTAAGTTGCTTGAAACGACAAGAATTTTAAAGAGCGCAATACCTCACAATTCAGAATAAAAAATGACATAAAAGAACTTCCTTTTGGTGGACGTTGAAAAGATCGAAGGTTACTGGTAGTAATCTCGCAAACTGGAACGGGTTTGCAAGTATTGATTTCCAGCTAgctgtgtttttttttctttctaatgGTGTATGCTGGAGTGGTTTGCTCAGTGAGGCAGTGGTTGTATTTTTTTGTTTGTAGCTGTGTAGATggatgtttgtttgtttttctttctttgcAGCGTCTGTTGTTGGGTTGTTTGGCTTAGCTGCTTGCAAAGCTAAGTTTTGTTTTGGTAGTAAGAATAATCttcttttgttaaaaaaaatatattatcgCAACAAGCTATCTGTTTTTGCAGGGTCATTTTGTTTTTTTCCGTATGATTTATTTATAACTTTTTAGTCATAAAATGGGTTCTAATATTAAAACCATGTATTCTATGTTTGACgctttatatttattaaaaaatataatataatttaaaatCAGTCATAGTATGTTTGATGAATTTTACgttatattatatttaaaataatttattaatttaGCCATAAAATCGTTTCTAAGATTATAACCAATTTATTATATGGTTAACTAATAAcccttaaatttcttttacaaACAGTTAAAGTTGCTAAAAATGTATGGTGAAGtctttttatttctttattttttcacGTTACATAAggattttcatttttcaaaatattaAAGTCTGTATGAATTGAATCATTCCCTtattttaggggctgtttggtaggcTCTTAATTACCATTCAGATGCTACATCTTAATGGTttaaacctctgaatgaataagaggtaacctcaagtctgaattgttaatggttccattaagaggtaaacctcttaatgaccattcagaggctaccaaacagtcCCTTAGTGTACTGATATTAAGTTATAAGGAACTGATTCAAATTTTTAACATTAaacgtttattattatttttttgtcaaAACCACAAAAacatatcatttttttttaaattgcgaAGTTCGTGGTATTACCACCGgtaaattttaactaagttaaTGTAAAACACAAGTGGGCTAAAGCCCATTTTCACATTTATTTATCATTATAGTAAGTCAGCCCGTTAAACGTGAGTCATCTAAATTCCAAAAGTAGACAttctattatattataatataacttaaaagACAAAGTCGGAGGAAACCCCACCGACTTTGCCTCCCTCTACCCCTATACTTTTACGATTTTGCAATTTTAGACTCTTGACTTTAGTACCTTCAAAGTTTCATAAGCTACTACTCTATTTTACAAATCGTTTGCTTTAGACACCCCAACTTTGTCGTAGTTTTCTTTTCAGTCTcaactttgttatagtttcctTTTTACCCTAAAACTTTATCAAATTAATCTTTACTCTTTCTTAGCCCTTAAGTTTAGGAAATGCAAATTTTAACTACTTAAATTTTTATGAACTTTCTAAATGCCACTTTGACCCCCTCGAGAGTTTTTGGcttgacgatataaattcgagttagtcggtcgcgtataatacgttatgattgtacgatataaattcgatttacgttatgttttgatccaatcacaatgcagCTATATGATACACTGAGTTCAATCGGATACATCAAAAcgtgcgttttcatatggttaacacatcacatatCATTGAATCCGTGACGATCTCGAAACCTGCAATTTCGCTACTATTAATTTATACTCAATTTGTTATTGCTTTAATCGAATGAATATTTGCAATAACTTTGAACAAGTATTTCAATGGATTAATTGATTCTATTAAATAGCAATAACCATTTCAATCGATGGATATGGGCTAAATTGAATTTATGTTTCAAGCCTATTTTCATTTTACTTTTATAAATTAGGTTATTAATCTATATGTTATACTCAGTAACACATTTATATGTTTCATTCGTTCATACAAtgctttatattttttttgaaatgcTACTCTTTGAGATTTTAACCAACCTAAATGCTATATCAATTCATCGCTTCAAATGTGTATCCAGAGAATGGCGAGACGAGCTATCATCCTTTTATCTTGGTCTGAATCATTCTACATACGTAGAAAATTATCTGGTAATATTTTGAAAATTATATGGTAATTGTTCCCATTGATAAATTGCATTGTTtgcatatattattatatacgaTTCACATTGAATCATTGTATAAATATCCTtacaaattttataaaaaaaacccttgtaataaaattaaaaaaaatattaatatccTTAAAATAGAGCGACCCGTGGGTaccacgggttataacctagtatttatatatatattataagttttttattttgtttctgttttatttataaaatatttgAATTAGGTTGATAAAAAGACGAAACTGCACTTTTATGAATAGACTTAACTGAAACTTTTAACTTGGTTACTGCTAAAGGAGCTAGGATGTAATAGTTTAAGCAAATAAAAAActatgactgtaattattaaaattaaaaggtATATATTGCAATCcgataaaaatataaaaagagaaaagtgtaatttaccctaatttAATGGAAGAGCCTTTCCAACATAATTACTAGTTCTCGTAGCACTCTCTATCTCTCTACACGTTGTAACCAGGTCTTTCGCTTCATGAACTCATTTTGTAATTAAAATCCTGGtgtgaaaatgaaaaggtttaatGTTACATATATTGGGTTGAAATGTATTTATATACACGTTTATGGCATTTCTTGTTATTGTTTAAACCAAATATAGGCTGTTAAAACTATAACTATACTGAATAGAGCCTGCCTCTAAAATTTTTTAATACTTGATTATACAAATTAAATTATGCTAAGTTAGTTACTATTACTAATAAGCAGTTCATTCGAGTAAAGTATTCTTACAAGtccatatatacatacatatgcagCGATGGATTTATTGTTGTTTACTTTATTGTCGCCAAATAACATACAAATAACCTCGTCTAAATTCACCAAAATTTTCTCAAAACATCATTCATTTGCTTGTTACTCAATGTGGACCCAAATACCAGAGCTAGGTACACCGAGGCGACTTACAAACAAAATGTAGTACCCGGGAGGAGCCAGCATTCCGCTTCCAGGTGCAACCGCGGTGATCACATTATTCTCAATGTTTGTTATAGCCGGAATGAGCATCCTCTGGCTCTGGGAGAAACCATGTGTGGTGAATGGTGGGTACAACAAAGTTACCTTAATCTCACCCAACACCAACCGAGGACGAATAGTAGTAATCTTAAATGGTTTCCCATACTTCAACACCTTATCAGTAGCCTTGGGGCAGATAGCTGGTCTTGCGCAATCAAGGGCAGGGTCACAGTACGGTGGAGCAAATCTCTCCACCCTTAATTCggttggatagtcgccagtataTGTGTAGAACTGGTGCATGTTGCTTCCAGCAACCAACACTCTGGTGTCAGGTAACAATGCTGAGCAGGAATGATACATTCTGGCTATTGTTGTTGGAGCTAATTCTTTAAACCTCTTACCCATAGGCTTGTATGGTGTATATAAAAGCGGAACAAAATTAGGATCCCTGGCATCTTCCCAACCTGATGTGCCGCCTTTCGCACCATTAAGCATCAAAAGATCACCATTGGCAAGGTGTATCAAGTCTCCCATGGTCCTTGGTGATGGCATCTTTTGTTCTTCTACCCAAGTTGCATCTTTATTTAATGGCTGAATTCTATGACAGTCTTGGAGTGCCGTCATGAACTGCTTGTCGTGAACATGTCTTGCGTCCACGACCTCGTATGCCTTTGGGTCATTACCACCACAGATTACAATCTCGGTATTGAGAGGTTTATGATCGGCTGTGAGTTTTAAAGGGAAAAGCGCAGACATGCCTGAAGGGGGATAGTTGCGTGATCCGCCTTTTAACTCTGGGTACTCACGGACAACTTGGCCCGTTTGTGGAGTGAAGCTGATGGCGCGATTGTTGGCGAAGAGGAATAAGTTACCATCGGGTAGTAGGTAAAGAAATGGATAGAGATTGTTTTCAACAGGCCTTCCAGGTCCTAAAGGGGGTGTTGTTGTTTGTTGGAGGAAAGGGAGATCGAATTTCCGATGTTTGAATTCCATTTGGGGAGGTACAATCTCGTAGCTGTACGAGTCTCTGCCTCCCACGACGGCAGCACTCCCGTCGGGCAAAACCTGGTTAGACGAGTACCTGTAACGGATTTGAAAGTAATTTCACTGTAAAATAAAGGAGTATCACTAACGGAAATATCCTACATTAATCCGTAGGTGATTGTGGTTACCAACAGGATTACCGACCAAAAGGGTTGTTGTGTTCTTGCTAGTGGGTAGTCTCGTTTGTGACAGATTAGTTACTCATATTACTTGAGAGATCACTGAAAGTCATTGTTTCCTCCAAAAATGACAAAGCTGTTTATCCCTTTTTCGTTGGAAAATGTTGGTTTAAAACCACATGCAGAAGGTTTGTCAGTAATTGGTCGGTGATTACCAACACATTCCTGAATATTTAACTTAatttacatatattttttttggtttatttGCTATCCGTCAAAGGTCACTCTATAGCTACCTTCGGATGTTGTCCGTCGGTAATGTTCCGTTGGTGATACTCATTATTCTAGTGTTGTTTATCACATTGccgaaaagtaataaaaaaaaagaatatgcGAAAAATATTTCTTTTGAATCCACCATACCATCTAACAGCAGCAAGAACACCTATTCTGGTATCAAAGTCTGCTTTAGGATCATCGTTAGCGAGCACTCGGATAGCCCTATCACCGGACAAGGTCCCCCCGGTAGCCATTAGGTTTCCATTTGGCCACAAGTTTCCGGACGAGCACCATGCATCACCCTTCAACTGTTGTAAACATATATATTAGTTGACAATTACATTACTATTAtgatctagtttttttttttttttttcaatgaaGATAAACATAATTATATGGAGCATGGCAGTGTGGCCCAAGAATTTTATCTATTGGTGTCGCTAATAATATGTGCTCAGGTGTATATCAATTTGATTGCATTATATTTTAGTTTGGGTAGGTCAGGTCGATCAGACTAGTTTGGAAACTTAAAACTCTTATTATACAAATTCAAGATCCTAATCAATTAATGGTTCTATGGCTTGAGCTCTATAAGTTTAATTCATAGTTTTATAACGTTTTTGGACAACACTTCTTTATTTGGTCTCGTATATGTTTGAGGCATTTTACATAAAAGCATGTCAttttttaaaacacaaaaaaCATTTTTATAGGACATAATATACTTAACAAATCATGTAGTAAGTGGAAATCTCCGATGTTTATAATACAGGGAGAGTATATAAGCAAAGGAAAATTAAGTTGATTATTGAAATTAGtaagttaattaaataataaaaactaatattatattaaaatatatttagaAAGAACTTTGTTTTATTTTCTGCTAATTCTTTGATAAACGTCACTTAGAACCTAGAGTTTAAAAATCTAGAGTTTCGGTTCTATATTCGACACATAAACCTTTTTTTCGTGTGTTTCGGTTCACATCCTACGGTTCTATATAGGTCTGCCCCTGCTAGTGAACCAATGTTGAGTTGAAAATATACTTAAAACATATGAACAAACCGTAAGCGTTCTGTACTTTGTGGTCTTCCAGTCGTAAGCGATGGCATGTGCGTAGCAATCAGGCTCGTTCTTTGTATCTGGATTTGACGGGCAAAGAACTCCTTCAGGCAGTTTCAGCCCAGACGGCCCAAGCGATGTGGTATCAAACCAGACGACCTTATCGTTAGGCATCAACTGTAGTTGCATGGCTGCCACACCTGCATTTGGATTATCGATTATCCAATTGCCCATGAACTGGGTCTCGACCTCTGGCTTTGCATAGTCAGATCCGCCATCCGCGAGTCCGCCACGGTCTTGAGTGAGAAGGCCGACTATATCAGGGGCAGCAAGGACAGAAGATGCAAACAATATATGAAGGAGGAAAATGAGGTATGTTTGGATTACTAAAGGCATTGGAGCAAGTTTATTTGAAAGTTTATTACGTCACAATAAAATTCCTTTTATACtttaatctcctataatatcGATGGTGTAGCTTAAATTGAATAATATTCTTACACGTACTGTTTCTAATTATAGTCTGCATCACAAGACTCGGGCTCATGTCAATATGTATCAATGTTTGACCTTTTTCGTGTCAAATTAACTTGACATTTGTGTGCGCTCACTGATACGTATCATTCATGTATATATTTTATTACACAATTACACAACTTCTACACTTCAATAGTTAACTTTTGACTTGAATTCGGTATATAATTTTCTTCGTACGTTTATACCAAGATATTACCCTTTGATGCATATGTTTTTCCCTTTACAACAACAAAAACTTTTCAATCTCTACAAATGCAAATTGTATATATAAATTATCAACTAATAGGGTGCTCATGGATGACCTGTGATGAACACTGATGCTTATGACATCCTTTTACATTCCTCATAATTGTCATTGACTCTCTTTATGTTTCCAAAGGATATGCACTCCCAACTCACAATGCTTTTATTAAATTTTAGAGGAATGTGAAATTAAACCCTTTACTAACTCATCATCCATTCTATCTCTGGAGTGGATGGATGTTACAATGGTTATGTACTTGTTTTAATGACATGTTTACAGTTCTATTCAGTTAACCAAGGCAGTAACTCGCCAGAGAAAACGTAGCCATTTTCAAGGAACTGGATTTTAGCTAAATGGGTTTGATTTCCGGTTAATAGTCGATTATCTAAACTAAACCCAAAAGCAATCAATCAGCTATAAGGGACGGGGCACCCATCACATTCCATCACCCAATCACCATTTAACACCTCATTCCATCATATTTCACTCAtcatgtaggatcgttgttgaacccgaatgagtcaatcagaagagttgtgaatccgattcaaaggcggaatcagtgaaacggacgctcaaactaattataatgcttctttaattgatttaacaacgtttacaacctgaaagcaattcggcagcacttcgttacaagttccggaTCCGTTGCCAAATGAGCAACAAGTGCACTATATATAGTTGGAttgtttcgcttatatggactgtccatatgagcgaaacctttagcttgtggtttcgcttttatggacaatgtccatataagcggaaccttttGCTAAATCACCAACTTTCGTTTCttgaacctcgtgcactggatatcctattctattacatgatacaagacgaagtcaatagatgtaatgcactaacagactccccctcggatattgacgaagtcttcagtgactatTCTCTGTTatgacacctcttcagtcttgatcaatTTGCCATCTCattcagattgtaacaatgtaagcatctttcaatc
This is a stretch of genomic DNA from Helianthus annuus cultivar XRQ/B chromosome 16, HanXRQr2.0-SUNRISE, whole genome shotgun sequence. It encodes these proteins:
- the LOC110897952 gene encoding putative aldehyde oxidase Art an 7, producing MPLVIQTYLIFLLHILFASSVLAAPDIVGLLTQDRGGLADGGSDYAKPEVETQFMGNWIIDNPNAGVAAMQLQLMPNDKVVWFDTTSLGPSGLKLPEGVLCPSNPDTKNEPDCYAHAIAYDWKTTKYRTLTLKGDAWCSSGNLWPNGNLMATGGTLSGDRAIRVLANDDPKADFDTRIGVLAAVRWYSSNQVLPDGSAAVVGGRDSYSYEIVPPQMEFKHRKFDLPFLQQTTTPPLGPGRPVENNLYPFLYLLPDGNLFLFANNRAISFTPQTGQVVREYPELKGGSRNYPPSGMSALFPLKLTADHKPLNTEIVICGGNDPKAYEVVDARHVHDKQFMTALQDCHRIQPLNKDATWVEEQKMPSPRTMGDLIHLANGDLLMLNGAKGGTSGWEDARDPNFVPLLYTPYKPMGKRFKELAPTTIARMYHSCSALLPDTRVLVAGSNMHQFYTYTGDYPTELRVERFAPPYCDPALDCARPAICPKATDKVLKYGKPFKITTIRPRLVLGEIKVTLLYPPFTTHGFSQSQRMLIPAITNIENNVITAVAPGSGMLAPPGYYILFVSRLGVPSSGIWVHIE